The Opitutales bacterium ASA1 genome window below encodes:
- the murD gene encoding UDP-N-acetylmuramoyl-L-alanine--D-glutamate ligase has translation MNRTAPHALRAYLHLPVAILGAGVSGRAAAEAIAAFGGDVVVYDRAGVEGARTRFDSSVARGHALAIASPGLETAHPWLEATRAAGCEVWAELDLGAVAWPGKTIAVTGTNGKTTLTEFLAHALRSIGRDARAVGNNGRAFSAEALIDASSESIAVCEVSSFQAEQLRVLVPDVALWTNFAEDHLERHGTMESYFRAKYALLARAPTGMRFHGPEVARFATAHGIALEGSEEVDLASESISRSELAGTVFAGRPQLENFLLARACWRALGCEDPALWAAAGSFVLGPHRLARVAEIDGVVYWNDSKATNFHATEAALAAFDAPVLLVAGGKAKGGDVDSFARRIAPRVRKAFLLGETSAVLARALQACGIDAVVFATLREAVQTARLAAVRGDHVLLSPGFASFDMFKGYDDRGRQFEAVVATLAGSTHSAETSVSQSIKHSNRPARPGLCLT, from the coding sequence GTGAACCGCACCGCACCGCACGCTCTCCGCGCTTACCTGCACCTACCCGTGGCAATCCTCGGTGCGGGCGTGAGCGGTCGCGCCGCGGCCGAGGCGATCGCGGCGTTCGGTGGCGATGTGGTCGTGTACGATCGCGCCGGGGTGGAAGGTGCTAGGACTCGTTTCGACTCGAGCGTCGCGCGCGGGCATGCGTTGGCGATCGCGAGCCCGGGACTCGAAACGGCACATCCGTGGCTGGAGGCGACGCGGGCCGCCGGTTGCGAAGTGTGGGCGGAGCTCGACCTGGGCGCGGTCGCATGGCCGGGAAAGACGATCGCGGTCACGGGCACGAACGGAAAGACGACGCTGACCGAGTTTCTCGCGCACGCCCTGCGCTCGATCGGGCGCGACGCGCGCGCGGTGGGCAACAACGGGCGTGCGTTCAGCGCGGAAGCTCTGATCGATGCGTCCAGCGAGTCGATCGCGGTGTGCGAAGTGAGTTCGTTTCAGGCGGAGCAACTGCGCGTGCTCGTGCCGGACGTGGCCTTGTGGACCAACTTCGCCGAAGACCACCTCGAGCGACACGGCACGATGGAGTCGTACTTCCGCGCCAAATACGCGTTGCTCGCTCGCGCTCCCACAGGAATGCGGTTCCACGGCCCGGAGGTCGCGCGCTTCGCGACCGCGCACGGGATCGCGTTGGAGGGGTCGGAAGAAGTGGATCTCGCGTCCGAATCGATCTCGCGTTCCGAGCTCGCGGGTACGGTCTTCGCCGGACGCCCTCAGTTGGAGAACTTTCTTCTCGCGCGCGCTTGTTGGCGTGCGCTCGGGTGCGAAGACCCCGCATTGTGGGCGGCCGCAGGCTCGTTCGTGCTCGGTCCGCATCGTCTGGCGCGCGTGGCGGAGATCGACGGCGTCGTGTACTGGAACGACTCCAAAGCGACCAACTTTCACGCCACCGAGGCGGCACTCGCGGCGTTCGATGCACCCGTGCTGCTCGTCGCCGGCGGAAAGGCGAAGGGTGGGGACGTGGATTCTTTCGCCCGCCGTATTGCACCCCGCGTTCGGAAGGCGTTTCTTCTCGGAGAGACCAGTGCGGTGCTCGCGCGGGCGTTGCAGGCCTGCGGCATCGATGCGGTCGTGTTCGCCACGCTGCGCGAAGCCGTGCAAACCGCGCGACTCGCGGCGGTGCGGGGGGACCACGTGCTGCTCAGTCCTGGTTTCGCCAGTTTCGACATGTTCAAGGGTTACGACGACCGCGGACGCCAGTTCGAGGCCGTGGTGGCCACGCTCGCCGGCTCCACGCACAGCGCGGAGACATCCGTCTCTCAATCGATCAAGCACTCCAATCGTCCCGCTCGCCCGGGGCTCTGTCTGACATGA
- the mraY gene encoding phospho-N-acetylmuramoyl-pentapeptide-transferase, producing the protein MLTWLADYEELFGPLRMLRFITFRTVLAAGTAFLIGVLIGPWLIARFKALKFGHGYVDDRTGSLGATYSDKKHTPTMGGLIIFVSVALASLAWAQPNVWVTVSLLVYTLLTIPGWRDDYRKVVRKSRDGISSWEKIAWQTFATAAALGILMASPDSRDSIRELWIPFMKQPLLVAMPLVLLLVLIYLWIVGFSNAINLTDGLDGLAVGCTISVALVFGIMAYAAGNVILSDYLLISYVAGTGELAVICGALIGACTAFLWFNSHPAQVFMGDTGSLALGGLIGVMAFMIHQPLTLVIVGGVFVAEAGSVIIQVGWFKYTKRRFGAGRRVFLMAPLHHHFQKKGWPESKVVVRFWIISLICALAGLATLKIR; encoded by the coding sequence ATGCTCACATGGCTCGCCGATTACGAGGAACTCTTCGGACCGCTGCGCATGCTGCGGTTCATCACGTTCCGTACGGTGCTCGCCGCTGGCACGGCGTTCCTGATCGGCGTGTTGATCGGGCCTTGGCTGATCGCACGGTTCAAGGCGTTGAAGTTCGGCCACGGCTACGTCGACGATCGCACCGGATCTCTGGGTGCGACCTACTCGGACAAGAAGCACACGCCCACCATGGGCGGGTTGATCATCTTCGTTTCGGTCGCTCTCGCCTCGCTCGCGTGGGCTCAGCCCAACGTGTGGGTCACGGTGAGTCTGCTCGTCTACACGCTGCTCACGATACCCGGCTGGCGGGACGATTATCGCAAAGTCGTGCGGAAGTCTCGCGACGGCATCTCCTCGTGGGAGAAGATCGCGTGGCAGACGTTCGCCACGGCAGCCGCGTTGGGTATCCTCATGGCGAGTCCGGACAGCCGCGATTCCATCCGGGAATTGTGGATACCGTTCATGAAGCAGCCGCTGCTCGTGGCCATGCCGCTCGTGCTTCTGCTGGTCTTGATTTATCTCTGGATCGTGGGCTTCAGCAACGCGATCAACTTGACGGACGGTCTCGACGGATTGGCGGTGGGTTGCACGATCTCGGTCGCGCTCGTCTTCGGGATCATGGCCTACGCGGCGGGCAACGTGATTCTCTCCGACTATCTCTTGATCAGCTACGTGGCGGGCACGGGCGAGCTGGCGGTGATCTGCGGCGCGTTGATCGGGGCGTGCACGGCGTTTCTCTGGTTCAATTCGCACCCGGCGCAGGTCTTCATGGGCGACACCGGATCGCTCGCTCTCGGTGGCCTGATCGGCGTCATGGCTTTCATGATACACCAACCCCTCACCTTGGTGATCGTGGGTGGCGTGTTCGTCGCGGAGGCCGGCTCGGTCATCATCCAAGTCGGCTGGTTCAAGTACACGAAGAGGCGCTTCGGTGCCGGGAGGCGGGTGTTTCTCATGGCACCGCTGCATCACCATTTTCAGAAGAAGGGGTGGCCCGAGTCCAAAGTGGTCGTCCGATTCTGGATCATCTCGCTCATCTGCGCGCTCGCCGGGCTCGCGACACTCAAGATTCGCTGA
- the ftsA gene encoding cell division protein FtsA has translation MVTKGSYIGAVEIGTSKVAVLVGEVLGDRRLNIVGLGQCSSRGVIKGDVVDFKAASDCTHAAILAAEQRAGVKVDAVYLAQSGSHLSGFLHEAGVSVSSADNLVSREDMEQVMTLARGKELPRDRTIIHHIRRPFRLDGRTVADPEHLEGQRLEVGYWTVHGNAAKVADHIHIINGFTLRVEDLVLSSLASAAIVTTEEERSNGVLVLDLGRGTTDWALYVDGCCLLTGVVPVGGDHITNDLSLGLRLTAVQAEGIKLRYGRAGIQAVGKGEKIWLNGDFAIGDKMLSRLAIDQIVSARVDEILGVVKKQAGPWLRPEQIRSGVVLTGGTAKLPHIDEAAARVFNLPARVGEMPAWVKDELRDPGCATVLGLLYYGLHCRKTRAAAPGRGSRWLRTLKSYLVPA, from the coding sequence GTGGTCACCAAAGGTAGCTACATCGGTGCCGTGGAGATCGGCACCTCCAAGGTCGCCGTCCTCGTCGGCGAAGTCCTCGGCGATCGGCGGCTCAACATCGTCGGTCTGGGTCAATGCTCCTCGCGCGGCGTCATCAAGGGCGACGTCGTCGACTTCAAGGCGGCCAGTGACTGCACGCACGCCGCGATTCTCGCCGCCGAGCAGCGCGCGGGCGTGAAGGTCGACGCGGTCTACCTCGCGCAGAGCGGAAGCCATCTCTCCGGTTTTCTCCACGAAGCGGGCGTGAGCGTGTCGTCGGCCGACAACTTGGTGTCGCGCGAGGACATGGAACAGGTGATGACGCTCGCGCGCGGCAAGGAACTGCCGCGCGACCGCACGATCATTCACCACATCCGCCGTCCGTTCCGTCTCGATGGCCGTACGGTCGCGGATCCCGAGCATCTCGAAGGCCAGCGTTTGGAAGTCGGTTACTGGACCGTGCACGGCAACGCGGCCAAGGTCGCGGATCACATCCACATCATCAACGGATTCACGCTGCGCGTGGAGGATCTCGTGCTCTCCAGTCTCGCCTCCGCTGCGATCGTCACGACGGAGGAGGAGCGGTCCAACGGCGTGCTCGTGCTCGACTTGGGACGCGGCACGACGGATTGGGCGCTCTACGTCGACGGTTGCTGTCTGCTGACGGGAGTCGTGCCGGTGGGTGGCGATCACATCACCAACGATCTCAGCCTGGGCCTGCGGCTCACGGCAGTGCAGGCGGAGGGGATCAAACTGCGCTACGGACGCGCCGGTATCCAAGCCGTCGGCAAGGGTGAAAAGATCTGGCTCAACGGAGACTTCGCGATCGGCGACAAGATGCTTTCGCGGCTCGCGATCGATCAGATCGTGTCCGCGCGCGTCGACGAGATTCTCGGCGTGGTGAAGAAGCAGGCGGGGCCGTGGCTGCGGCCCGAGCAGATCCGTTCCGGCGTGGTGCTCACGGGCGGCACGGCGAAACTCCCCCACATCGACGAGGCGGCGGCGCGTGTATTCAATCTTCCAGCACGCGTCGGCGAGATGCCGGCGTGGGTGAAGGACGAGCTGCGCGATCCCGGCTGCGCCACCGTGCTCGGACTCCTCTACTACGGACTGCATTGCCGCAAGACCCGCGCCGCGGCACCGGGCCGCGGCAGTCGCTGGCTGCGCACGCTCAAGAGCTATCTCGTCCCGGCCTGA
- the spoVE gene encoding stage V sporulation protein E: MKDTEKPTKTPTETTRHARLEVFFNPASFILAAAIGLTLLGITILFSASMSYRTDPYFFVRKQVTWLGVALVVGFVAARVNLEKLRGLSWWIVGVLFAGLVLVLVPGIGVEVNGARRWFDVGPGRLQISEFAKLGMVFVLAHYLARNHKDIGTFGRGFLYPLAGLGVVCFLILLQPDFGTAMLTGAVGAIMLMLAGTRLIFLVPSVLAGAAAIGVAIYFDPVRMSRITSFLDVEGNRAEGSYQLWQAILAFGAGGVQGVGLGSGRQQMAFLPEAHTDFIFAIVGEELGLPFTLGVVCVFALVFLAGVLHLRRAPNVFQFLLVTGSLLLMTLQAVINLGVVTGLLPTKGMSLPFISYGGSNLLLMAMIVGLMLNTRTAWARPVLRDRDREWKEVAA; the protein is encoded by the coding sequence ATGAAGGACACGGAAAAACCGACGAAGACACCGACCGAAACCACGCGCCACGCGCGATTGGAGGTCTTCTTCAATCCCGCGTCCTTCATCCTCGCGGCAGCGATCGGTCTCACCCTGCTCGGCATCACGATTCTGTTCAGCGCGAGCATGAGCTACCGCACGGACCCGTACTTCTTCGTGCGCAAGCAGGTCACTTGGCTCGGCGTGGCGCTCGTGGTGGGATTCGTGGCGGCGCGGGTCAACCTCGAGAAGCTGCGCGGCCTTTCCTGGTGGATCGTCGGTGTGTTGTTCGCCGGGCTCGTGCTCGTCCTCGTTCCCGGAATCGGTGTGGAGGTGAACGGTGCGCGGCGGTGGTTCGACGTCGGCCCGGGGCGGTTGCAGATCTCCGAGTTCGCGAAGCTGGGTATGGTCTTCGTCCTCGCGCATTATCTCGCCCGCAACCACAAGGACATCGGGACCTTCGGTCGAGGCTTCCTCTACCCGCTCGCGGGGCTCGGTGTAGTTTGTTTTCTGATACTGCTGCAGCCCGATTTCGGAACGGCCATGCTCACGGGTGCGGTGGGCGCGATCATGCTCATGCTGGCGGGGACGCGGCTGATCTTTCTCGTCCCGAGCGTGCTGGCTGGTGCGGCGGCGATCGGCGTGGCGATCTACTTCGATCCGGTGCGGATGAGTCGCATCACCTCGTTTCTGGATGTGGAGGGCAACCGCGCGGAAGGTTCGTACCAGCTCTGGCAGGCCATCCTCGCGTTCGGCGCGGGCGGAGTCCAAGGCGTCGGCCTCGGCTCGGGTCGTCAGCAGATGGCGTTTCTTCCGGAGGCGCACACGGATTTCATTTTCGCGATCGTCGGCGAGGAGTTGGGGTTGCCTTTCACGCTCGGCGTGGTGTGCGTCTTCGCGCTCGTCTTCCTCGCGGGCGTGTTGCATCTGCGCCGCGCTCCGAACGTGTTTCAGTTCCTCCTGGTCACCGGCAGCCTTTTGCTGATGACGCTGCAAGCGGTGATCAATCTCGGCGTGGTCACCGGTCTGTTGCCGACCAAGGGCATGTCGCTGCCTTTCATCTCTTACGGCGGTTCGAACCTGTTGCTGATGGCGATGATCGTGGGGTTGATGCTCAACACGCGCACGGCGTGGGCGCGTCCGGTGCTGCGTGATCGCGATCGCGAGTGGAAGGAGGTGGCGGCGTGA
- the murF gene encoding UDP-N-acetylmuramoyl-tripeptide--D-alanyl-D-alanine ligase, whose protein sequence is MPDFAPESLASACGGRWLGRPRGAITGFSIDTRSLQPGDLFVALRTEKRDGHAFVDEALGRGASGAMVAEAAVNSDDACLQVVDTERALQAVARAHRAMFERPVVGVTGSAGKTSTKDLLAILLGARGRVAATRGNLNNHLGVPLTLLGLEPGVDDFAVVEAGINAPGEMDVLASMIAPEAAVITTVAAAHLEKLGSLAGVAREKARLGAAVPSGGLVAVPSLCLAYPEFRDIGDRLVVAVPEESGRFDVPVGAQAVRFRTVVRDGSYIVDVLDGACEGSYRIEGATRGMAANAVLALLVAERFGVSPAEARERLRAWRPAGLRGEVLRDGERLVYVDCYNANPASMLDALERFLDLTVTASSRLFVVGCMEELGEHASSMHREVGTAWRLRPSDVLVVLGGHAPAFAEGVRIHAPDARVLTNPERALVESLVADAAEAVFLKGSRAYRLESYLGRGGPAAGGQAKEAAA, encoded by the coding sequence ATGCCCGATTTCGCTCCAGAGTCGCTCGCATCGGCCTGCGGAGGTCGTTGGCTCGGTCGGCCTCGCGGTGCGATCACGGGCTTCTCGATAGATACCCGTAGCCTGCAGCCCGGCGACCTCTTCGTCGCGCTGCGCACGGAGAAGCGTGACGGACACGCGTTCGTGGACGAGGCGCTCGGACGAGGCGCCTCCGGGGCGATGGTGGCGGAAGCGGCCGTGAACTCCGACGACGCGTGTCTCCAAGTCGTGGATACCGAGCGGGCTTTGCAGGCCGTCGCGCGTGCCCACCGGGCGATGTTCGAGCGTCCGGTGGTGGGCGTGACCGGGAGCGCCGGCAAGACTTCGACCAAGGATTTGCTCGCCATCCTGCTCGGGGCGCGTGGTCGCGTGGCCGCGACGCGAGGTAATCTCAACAACCACCTCGGCGTGCCGCTCACCCTCCTCGGTCTCGAACCCGGCGTGGACGATTTCGCGGTGGTCGAAGCCGGCATCAACGCACCGGGAGAGATGGACGTGCTCGCATCCATGATCGCCCCCGAGGCCGCCGTGATCACGACCGTGGCCGCGGCACATCTCGAGAAGCTCGGTTCGCTCGCGGGCGTCGCGCGCGAGAAGGCGCGACTCGGCGCGGCGGTGCCCTCCGGTGGACTCGTCGCCGTCCCTTCGCTTTGCCTCGCGTATCCGGAATTTCGCGACATCGGTGATCGCCTGGTCGTCGCGGTACCGGAAGAGTCCGGAAGGTTCGACGTCCCGGTCGGAGCGCAGGCGGTGCGCTTCCGCACAGTGGTGCGTGACGGATCGTACATCGTGGACGTGCTCGACGGAGCATGTGAGGGCAGCTACCGGATCGAAGGGGCGACGCGAGGCATGGCGGCCAACGCCGTGCTCGCGTTGCTGGTGGCCGAGCGGTTCGGGGTCTCTCCGGCGGAAGCACGCGAGCGGCTACGCGCATGGCGACCCGCAGGCCTGCGCGGCGAAGTCCTCCGCGACGGCGAGCGGCTGGTCTACGTCGACTGTTACAACGCCAATCCCGCCTCCATGCTCGATGCGCTGGAGCGTTTCCTCGATCTGACGGTGACCGCATCGTCCCGGCTCTTCGTGGTCGGTTGCATGGAGGAACTGGGCGAGCATGCGTCGAGCATGCATCGCGAAGTCGGCACCGCTTGGCGACTGCGACCATCGGACGTGCTCGTGGTGTTGGGCGGGCATGCGCCGGCGTTCGCCGAGGGCGTGCGTATCCACGCTCCGGATGCGCGGGTATTGACCAACCCCGAGCGGGCGCTCGTCGAATCGCTCGTCGCGGACGCGGCGGAGGCGGTGTTCCTCAAGGGCAGCCGTGCCTACCGGCTGGAATCGTATCTCGGACGCGGCGGTCCCGCGGCCGGCGGACAGGCGAAGGAGGCGGCGGCCTGA
- the hisN gene encoding histidinol-phosphatase → MHLDEYRAFLDELTTASADVIRPLFGDHAVAVETKEDETPVTAADRGAERVLRAMIAERYPHHGIIGEEYGSERADAEFVWMLDPVDGTKSFATACPLFGTLIALLHRGTPVLGAIHQPILGQLLVGDGVTATINGRPARCRETTRIEEATLLTSDLLNPAQYQDGPAFDALARRARLVRTWGDCYGYLLVATGWADVMCDPIMNPWDVAALIPIVRGAGGVITDWHGDNPVNAASIVAAATPELHAAVVAALHSR, encoded by the coding sequence ATGCATCTCGACGAGTACCGCGCCTTTCTCGACGAACTCACGACTGCGAGCGCGGACGTGATCCGGCCGTTGTTCGGCGACCACGCGGTCGCCGTGGAGACCAAGGAAGACGAAACACCCGTGACCGCCGCGGATCGCGGGGCGGAGCGCGTGTTGCGCGCGATGATCGCGGAGCGTTATCCGCACCACGGCATCATCGGCGAAGAGTACGGCAGCGAACGCGCCGACGCGGAATTCGTGTGGATGCTCGACCCGGTGGACGGCACGAAATCGTTCGCCACGGCGTGTCCGCTCTTCGGCACCTTGATCGCTCTCCTTCATCGCGGCACGCCCGTGCTCGGCGCGATTCATCAACCCATCCTCGGCCAGCTCCTCGTCGGAGACGGCGTCACCGCCACGATCAACGGACGGCCCGCGCGCTGTCGCGAGACGACCCGCATCGAAGAAGCGACCCTCCTCACGAGCGACTTGCTCAACCCGGCGCAGTATCAGGACGGACCCGCCTTCGACGCGCTCGCACGGCGCGCGCGCTTGGTGCGCACGTGGGGAGATTGCTACGGCTACCTGCTCGTCGCGACGGGTTGGGCGGACGTGATGTGCGATCCGATCATGAACCCGTGGGACGTCGCGGCACTGATCCCGATCGTACGCGGCGCAGGCGGCGTCATCACCGACTGGCACGGAGACAACCCCGTGAACGCCGCCTCGATCGTGGCCGCGGCCACGCCGGAGCTGCACGCCGCCGTCGTTGCGGCTCTGCACTCGCGTTGA
- a CDS encoding D-alanine--D-alanine ligase yields the protein MSEPVLVVFRGGISPEREVSLGSGAAALASLRRSFPEVIDCEIATREVPEWIVGGTHVVFSTLHGVFGEDGGMQALLEARGVACCGCDAAASAHCFDKQRTKETVSAVGVPVARGTLVSRADVEHSDEIFARFGPHLVIKPNRQGSSVGLAFVDTPEALRERIAACGDDGCVVEQRIEGREVTVGVLDGLAMGVVEIRPKSGQFDYASKYTKGLTEYLAPAPFDLATTALLQRHAELAFKACGCRDFARVDFMVGPSGPVLLEINTLPGLKETSLLPMSAKCEGLDFDALVRRMILPAIERNRAARPAERNEDTTR from the coding sequence GTGAGCGAGCCCGTCTTGGTCGTCTTTCGAGGTGGAATCTCTCCCGAGCGCGAGGTCTCGCTCGGCTCCGGAGCCGCGGCTCTCGCGTCCTTGCGTCGGAGTTTTCCCGAGGTGATCGACTGCGAGATCGCGACTCGCGAGGTACCCGAGTGGATCGTCGGTGGAACGCACGTGGTTTTTTCGACGCTGCACGGCGTGTTCGGCGAGGACGGCGGGATGCAGGCGTTGTTGGAGGCGCGTGGCGTGGCGTGTTGCGGATGCGACGCCGCGGCGAGTGCGCATTGTTTCGATAAACAACGGACCAAGGAGACCGTGTCCGCGGTCGGAGTGCCGGTGGCGCGTGGGACCCTCGTGTCGCGTGCCGATGTGGAGCATTCGGACGAGATCTTCGCGCGATTCGGCCCGCATCTGGTGATCAAACCCAATCGCCAAGGGAGCAGCGTCGGTCTTGCTTTCGTGGATACACCGGAGGCCTTGCGGGAGCGCATCGCTGCATGTGGCGACGACGGATGCGTCGTCGAGCAACGCATCGAGGGGCGCGAGGTGACCGTCGGTGTGCTCGACGGACTGGCGATGGGCGTGGTGGAAATCCGCCCGAAGTCGGGGCAGTTCGACTACGCGAGCAAGTACACGAAGGGGCTGACCGAGTATCTCGCGCCGGCTCCGTTCGATCTGGCGACCACCGCGCTCCTGCAGCGTCATGCCGAACTCGCGTTCAAAGCGTGTGGTTGCCGTGACTTCGCTCGGGTGGACTTCATGGTGGGTCCGAGCGGTCCCGTGTTGCTCGAAATCAACACGCTTCCGGGGTTGAAGGAGACCAGCCTGCTGCCCATGAGCGCGAAATGCGAGGGACTGGACTTCGATGCGCTCGTGCGGCGCATGATCCTTCCCGCGATCGAGAGAAACCGAGCCGCTCGCCCAGCCGAGCGCAACGAGGACACGACGCGATGA
- the murG gene encoding undecaprenyldiphospho-muramoylpentapeptide beta-N-acetylglucosaminyltransferase: MSRFLIACGGTGGHLAPGIAVAEELEARGHSSCLLISTKQIDSRLCEKYERFEFRRMPGAGFSAHPLRFARFVAGQAKALTFARRTVREVRPDLVLGFGGFTTAAVALAARGAGVPVAVHEANRVPGRAVRFAASMARRVYLPPGVQRSGIGPAALRHVGMPVRREFVRVARARACAQFGLDPERKVLLVLGGSQGAGALNEWARGSVAAFAAEGVQTVCVTGPGHSQREDAESAGAGGRTVRSVFLPFCDDMASLLSCATLVVSRAGAGTIAELIRMRVPALLVPYPHAADNHQEANARFFEQQGGGFTVAQEFLGDLTREAIEVLGNDWLLAQFAGNLQRLDRNDPLAYIADDLERLVREPSKSDVAPALVP, from the coding sequence GTGAGTCGTTTCCTCATCGCTTGCGGCGGTACGGGCGGACATCTCGCGCCCGGGATCGCGGTGGCGGAGGAATTGGAAGCACGCGGCCACTCGAGTTGTTTGCTCATCAGCACGAAGCAAATCGATTCGCGGCTGTGCGAGAAGTACGAGCGCTTCGAGTTTCGTCGCATGCCCGGTGCGGGCTTTTCGGCGCATCCGTTGCGCTTCGCGCGTTTCGTGGCCGGGCAGGCGAAGGCGTTGACCTTCGCACGGCGGACGGTTCGTGAGGTGCGGCCCGATCTCGTGCTCGGTTTCGGAGGATTCACCACGGCGGCGGTCGCGCTCGCGGCTCGCGGAGCCGGGGTGCCCGTGGCGGTGCACGAGGCCAACCGAGTACCGGGTCGAGCGGTGCGATTCGCGGCGTCGATGGCTCGCCGCGTCTATCTGCCGCCCGGCGTGCAGCGCAGCGGGATCGGCCCCGCGGCGTTGCGCCATGTCGGCATGCCGGTGCGGCGGGAGTTTGTGCGCGTCGCTCGCGCGCGTGCGTGTGCGCAGTTCGGACTCGATCCGGAGCGCAAGGTGCTGCTTGTGCTCGGCGGCAGCCAAGGCGCGGGAGCGCTCAACGAATGGGCGCGCGGTTCGGTCGCCGCGTTCGCGGCGGAAGGTGTGCAGACCGTATGTGTGACCGGTCCCGGGCACTCGCAACGTGAAGATGCTGAGAGCGCCGGTGCCGGAGGTCGCACCGTACGCTCCGTGTTCCTGCCGTTCTGCGACGACATGGCGTCGCTGCTCTCTTGCGCCACGCTCGTCGTGTCGCGGGCCGGGGCGGGCACGATCGCGGAGTTGATCCGCATGCGCGTGCCGGCGCTGCTCGTGCCGTATCCACACGCCGCGGACAATCATCAGGAGGCCAACGCGCGCTTTTTCGAACAACAGGGCGGAGGCTTCACCGTGGCGCAGGAGTTCCTCGGTGATCTCACGCGCGAAGCAATCGAAGTACTGGGCAACGACTGGTTGCTCGCCCAGTTCGCCGGCAATCTCCAGCGACTCGATCGCAACGACCCGCTCGCCTACATCGCGGACGATCTCGAGCGCCTCGTGCGCGAGCCTTCGAAGTCCGACGTCGCACCCGCACTCGTCCCATGA